Genomic segment of Syngnathus acus chromosome 10, fSynAcu1.2, whole genome shotgun sequence:
ATGTTTCTACCACCATGAATtccatgtgtttttaaatatgcCTGAAGAACATCAGCTTCAATTGATTTCCTTGCCTTTTCATGCAATGGTACCACCAGAGAGCAAGTACTCAGCCTTCAGCTTCTATAGCGTTTGCTTTTAACAAAACctaattaatttgattaaatTAACATTGCACAGCAATGCACTATTACTGGGGCTGAAATTGTTACCCTGGTTGAGTTTTTATGAACATAAAAGGCCTGATGCTGCCATCTTCTGGCTATTTATATACCAAACCTTAAATATAAAGTACATCGCAGCAGTGCTGTACTTCGCATTTATCTTGACATTCTCACATCATTATCGAGACAGACTTGATACACCCTGTGCTTCACTAGAATATTATTTTCCATCAACAAGCTATAGTGTCAGACCGACCTGCCAGATCATTCATTGACCTTTGTCAGTCAGGAACCATCAAATCTGTTAACATTTCAAACATAAAGGTTAATAGGAAGGCTGAGATCCATTTAGaaggtcaaatattttgcaaagaaaatagGAACTAAATCCCTGATTTGTAACGCACCGTTCTCATTAGTCGTCTTTTTATGTTATACGGCATAGATGACTTGTCAAGCGAAAGCTATGAAAACGTAGCTAAACCACATGGCTTCACATCTTGCATTGACTataaatggaataaaaaatgtaacacTTATTTTGAATCCGCCAGTGTTAAAAAGTGGCAGTAACACTCTTGCGCTGCTAAAACAGgatataattataatttattcAGCATCATTTTGGTCTTTGCTTGCAAGATGGAATCAAACTTCTCTAAGTTTGGCAAAACTTTCAAAAATTGCCTCATCACTTGGTTCCCACTTGAGTTTTCCAGTTCATGATGTTAAAAACCAGGGTTGGGATAGTTAATTTTATAACATATTCCAGTACAGTTTACTAGttaactgttaaaaaaaaaggtggttAGTAATGTAATCCAAGTTacataattttaaaataatgtaacTTGAATAATTTTAATTACTTTTGAAATACTCTATCATTTATactcataaaaataaaaaaaatatatatattgctcCAATATACATTTGTATACATTGGACTTTACATTtggacaaagaagaagaaaagttaCTAACTCGAATATACTGTACTTACGGTTCTAGTGGTCAGACGTTTCTGTTTATTTAAGCCTGTGAAAAGCACTCATCCTCAACCATGTCCATAggcacaaatgaatgaaatggatttcttttttgtttgaaatgttatgAAATGTAATCTAAGGTTGCATGGTGGACCTTTTACttagcatgtctgcctcacacTCGATTTGAATCTAACCCTCTGTTTGAGGTTTGCATCTATACCTTAACTACTTGAGTGTGTTTTCTCTGGGTAGTGAGGCTTCCTCTCACATTCCCAAAATATTCATATTAGGGTTTATTGTAGAGTCGCAATTGCCCATATGAATAAATGTGAGTTTGCATCCATGATATGCATTTACATTTGTTGTAATGCAACACTGATGTTCAAAGTCGCTTGGAgcactgaaaaaaatgatgtgctgAGTTTACGCaatgttattttgtcaagTGGGTGCACCAAATAATATCATCTGGTTCCagatacattttaaagtgtttcAAATTCTGGATCcatatgattttatttcatgaaataGTGCAACCCCTTGACAAAATCTAATTGTGTAAACTCAATTAAAGTATCGCGGGATTCCAAGATGACTTCAAGTGAAAGGCAGAATACACCCTGGACTTGTCACCAGTCACCATTGAGCACATTGATACAGTCACCCATTTACACTCACATTCATTCACATCAGCACTGACTGGGAAATAGTGTGGTGTCAGTGTGCATCACAACTACAGCAACAAATTTCTCAGTTTGGGATTATGAGTAtggttgaaaataaaacaaaattggcaAAATTGATATTATAACTGAGGTTCCATTTATATTGGGGGGGTGGTTCCGTTTAAGTGATGAGACTTTTATGGAAGGTATGACATAAATGTCATTCAAAAAGAACAATGGTATTGCGCAATTATTTTGTCTAATGTCAGCTAATGTCATCAATGTCATGAAAGGAAACTCGAGAAAATGGGTCAGTTCCTGATCTTGTCATGGACcagcaactgtagtcaggcaGCTTTTTTAAGGCGTACCCTACTGTTACTGTTTATGACCACACGGAGGCACTGTTGTAGAATGCATTCCTAAGTGCATCTAGTAAATGGGACCAAAATAGCGTGCACATACGTATTGGCCTGGTTCAGAGGTGAGGTTCATGTTGACTCATCTTCACCGCTCTATTGTGTGATTGGCTGATATATACGGGAAATGTTCTTCAACTGGCAACAAATCGATGCAGTGTGCCTCAGGGAACATTTAGGAAGGGAAACTCATGTTTCATGAGCTCAGCAATAGAGCCTCTCATCATGCCTGTTCTATTAATGTCTGATGTAATCAAGAGGAGCTGCTTGATCAGACTCTAAATCAGGGATGTGACTAATGTCCCTCAAATTAGACACCATGATCAACTCTAACAGACTCAATTTTTAAAGATCTACTACAAATGACACATTCAAAATCAAGCTGTGgaacaaacaataataataataataaaacacattattatttgttttgattgtcaAGCCACACCCAAAAACCATTTACTCAAATTAATGGATTTACAGTGGGGAAGTCAACCATCCCCCTTAGCTGTGAATGGTTGTGACCTtagacctggcaactgtgatgtcattttcagtcaacagcaagtggcaaaatggccgccccctgagatggTTAAAAACGGTGGAAATTTGTTGCATAACTcgtattccacaaacacaatattaatcagaatgccgtATTTAGACTAATCCTATTATTGTAAAGAATCTTTTGGGGTTGACCTTATCTTTAAATTATTGTGGCTACCAATGAGTGATTTCATTGTGTTTGCTTGTCTAATGCAGTATTTTGTGCTGTGACGTCCTATTCTGTGTTCCAATGAATGTAATCCACCGGTCTTAGCTCTACCAACAGTGACCATAGTCGTTGTGTAACGCACAGTATAGGAGAGGATTGACTTTCAGAACAAAACAGATGACAATTTAAATTAGACAAAAAAGCCTGCACTTGTTACATTGTTCAAAgttaaaatatacatttatttatgggCCGAGCATCACACAATTCTTGTCTTTCGTCCATACGACCATAAATATTGATGACCAAGAGGAAGACTGACTAAGCTCTTAGTCATTCTCTctcctctgtctctctctccattACCTCCCCCCTTTAATACCCACCCTGGATACAGGCAAGAGTGCACACACCGACAGATACACTCAAGCTCCCTTCTCCCACTCTAACGCTACCCTTCCATATCCTCTCGTCTCCTCCAGTGGATTTGAGCCCGCTGTTCGCGTGCAACATCGGTAAGGAAAGTTCATtggtttttttccagcatgttTCTCACATCTGTGTGTCAGTGGGGGTCTTTACGGCCGCTTGTCACTGGGAATCAGACAAAGGATTGGGGTGTGGCTGGAGCACCGGAGGCAGCCTGCTGATGGCAgcaagtggaagaaaatgtgaaaagggATGGTTGTGCACATGCTGATGAAGTACCAATGGGGATTAGTGTTTGGGTAATTAGTTAATTGTACTGATAAGGGCTTGGCAGAGTTGGATGTAGCTATCATTAGAGCCATGATCCAAATGGCTTTGACACTAATCATTAAAACATCTGGTCATGTTACTAGACCATTTTCTACTTGATGGAATTATCCAGCAGCCTTAGTGACGATGCAGTAGGGTTGGAACAAGCGTGACTGGGTCGAAGGACATGTCAGAGCTGAGGGCTAGGTCAAGAAAATGACTGCAGTCGAGCACCACGAGGCTGCAGGGGTGGATGCAGAAGGACAGAACAAAGACTTCAGCCTCATTCGAGGAAAGACAGAGGCAagggaaaaaatggacagttgCGTAAAACTGGGCACGTGCTGCTACATGCATTATGTGGAAGCAGCTTCTACTCGGGCATCAATGTGATAGCTGCACAAAGCCACTCCCTTCACAGGCAACCACTTCTGGTGCTCATAGTTGAATCATTCAAAGCCAGTGacacattaaaaacaatattagaGTTAAGAAATGAAACGATTTCAATATTTGACTGGATGCTTTATCGGTCAAATGCTAaggtgatttttgttttttgtctacaGTCAAAATGTCTGACAAGCCTGATATGACTGAGATTTCCCGTTTTGACAAGACAAAGCTGAAGAAGacggagacaaaagaaaaaaatcctctaCCCACCAAAGAGAGTGAGTCTCCCGCTATTCTCCGAAACAAAGCGCCTCATAGTTTCTGTTCATTGCACCACCGTGTAAAAAAAGCATGTGATGAAAATAATGAACTGAATGAACTCTCCCGCCTCGTCATCTGATGCTGACAATTTTTCTGCCCCTTTTTGCAGCTATTGAGCAAGAGAGAAAAGGAGATGCCACACCTTGACTGCTAAGCACATGAAGAAAAGAAGCTGGGATGCCACAGCAAAATGCACTTTCTTTTAATTATTACACCACTCAAATATTCGACTTCGGTCTTCAAATAGGGTCCTCCTGAGCTCCCAGGGCTTTTATCCTTTCATGGGTTCTCTTTACTACTTGAAAGAAAAGGGTTAGCCTGGTTGCCTGTCTTACTCTGTTAGCTTATAGCTAACAGCTCACCGATATTGCCAAACTGGGGAGTGGTGTTGTGATGTAGCATCAGGAGGCAGGTACCCAGACAATGAGGGGATGGGGGAGGtcccctaaaaaaataaaaaaatggagagaaCCATTGGAGCCAAACCATTAAGAATGttttcttaatattttttttttacttttcattttgaaataaatatcaaGATGCGGAACCTAATGATCATGTGTATTTTGTCAGTCTCCTCTAAGTATACTAGaatgcaagaaaaataaaaagaacacaCTGTGCACTTGCTGGTCGGGCAACAAACACCCACATCAAAAACAAGCACAGATGAATGATTACATAATACTCACTGGGCACATCATTTTACATCTGCACTAATATGGCACATTGTACAAGGTATTATCAAGCCTttacaaaataacaatttcAGTCAATGGTACAAATGTAGAAGTCAAGTCAATTATGAAActgatcattttcatttggactCCATTGTGCTACCAGCTGTAGGTTATTCATTTAGCTACGAGTGAGtaacaaaatattagaaacatcTCTCACCGTGTTGCTCACCTATTCGACAACAGTGTAACACTACcaccacaataataaaatgtttttttgccatCATACCACTTTGAAAGTGAGTTCAGAGCACTAATATTTCAGTTTCTCATATAGCTAGCTCTTGTACTGAATAAGGCATACTTTTTTCCAGGAGAGTGATGATCAAGTAATTATGCCTCATTTCCGACAGTGACTGTACATTGTATGTAGTGTATGtacagcaggggtctcaaactcaattTACCTGGGGGCCACAAGAGATAGAGTCTGGGGTGAGGCTGAGccgcattgtttttttttttaggcttgAATAAAAACTTTTAATGTTATTGTCACTCTCTTATTGTGCTCTCCTAGCACCCTGGTCAGTGCCCCGCTTTTGTTTATGTCAGTCACAGCCTCGTCCTCCTGCCACGCTGCGTCCACTCTCCACGTCCCATTCCCCTAAAGTCAATAAACAAACTGTGACGCATTTGGTTATCCTGTCTGTCCCGTGACAGTTATaaaatgtaagaaaaataatcaaacagtaatacataaatataattatactaatgaaaacaataataatacagcAGATAGAAAACTGAAGAAACCGCATATAGTTGCTGATGAGggaaatttattattattcacatATCTGTATTAACAGTTCTTTAACCTTGGAAGGAACATTGTTCTGAACATGGCTTCTACTTCTTGCTACTAAAGACCTGACATTGCTTCCTCTCGCATAGCTGAGCCACATTTGGCTTAAGGGAGGAAGCAGTTGAGACCCTCAGTAGGGCTCGAAGATGCTCATCAGTAAGTCTGGACATGTACTTGTACTTATCAAAGTTCAAAGTAGAAAAGAGCTTCTTGcataaataccgtattttccgcactataaggcgcaccggattataaggcgcaccttcaatgaatggcccattttaaaactttgcccATATATaagatttggcccgcgggccggactttggacacgcctgctgtagtggctcaatattggtccatatataaggcgcacctgattataaggcgcactgtcggcttttgagaaaattgtagggtttttaggtgcgccttatagtgcggaaaatacagtacatagtATATGCTCCCAAAAAGACACATTCGAATCAGCACCACACACAACCATTCATATCAAAATCGCTGGCCACACTAACTTTCAAATGAAGGCGAGGGCCACAAACTACGATAGTTTGAGACCCTTGTGTCATGTGCCGTGCCACCTACCACCCAGTCCGTAACTTTCCACCACAGTCTACCTTTGCCCACTTCCTCCGTGAGCGATTCAATCATTTGTTTAAGACTTTCAAAGTCTTCAATGGCTATGTTCTTTTTCTGAGGCATTTTAACTCTTTGAGTCCAGTTTAGATGTTCTACGGATGGTCAGGACAGGTGGGGATCTGAAGGTGTTCGAGGGCAGGCGGATGTATATCAAATATATCacatagagacaaacaaccaatcacacaCCATCACTGAGCGGGAGTCGATTCCACGCTGCCCACACACAAGTCAGGCGCGTGTACCCttacaccaggggtgtcaaactcatttttgtcacaggccgcatcgtagtcagtttccctcggggggggggcattatGATTGTCAACGTCTTCAataggctacaaaacaaacagatgaataactagttttgaaatcagagactagtaaaaactgctcaaatattttaagatgaatgtaataaaaattgcaagcagtgtcactattttttttttaagtgaatacaatttgtaatttcagtaatgacacaaagtcgatgcaaaatttgtcttcacgggccgGATGAAATGATGTAGCGGAAtctgtatctggcccccgagccttgagtttgacacctatgctctACACTATATGCAACTCTaacgtccatccatccatccatccatccatccatccatccatccatccatccatccatccatccatccatccatccatccattttcaacatcGCTTAGCCTGTTCAGGGTCGTGGGggatgctggagcctatcccattCGGCAATGGGCGAAAGGCAGACTACACTTTGAACTCGTCGCCAGCCAGTCGCAGGTCACATATAGAGACAAACGACCACACCCACATGAATCGATCCCATGCTGCCCACATACAAGTCAAACTGCGACCAGGCATCACAAAGTGAATGTGaacagtaagaaaaaaaatgctaaagcCGTCAGTACTAGTACTTTGGCAACATTATTAGTCTGCAGATCAATAAGTATGTGTTAAGTGCATTAGTTTTGTGCATTTCTGTGTTTAACTCAacttatttgaattatttaaatattccaAGGCTATTTGAAACTCTCATAAAAGATATATGACCACCTTAAATCTTGGTCTTTAACTGGTGTTGCTAGCCAATTGCAggacacacatagacaaacaacgaTTCACAATCACACTTAAATTTAGAGTGCACAATTAACCTGCCATGCacgtttttgaaatgtgggaggaaattaGAGTACCAGAGCGTACACatgcatggggagaacatgcaaaatcCATTAAAATTCTACAATTTCCAAATACTACTCCTACAAGTGCTaccagtaaataaataaagaaattaattaattaattaataattgaatcaatgaatgaatcaatcaatcagtataaaataaataaatacatgttcTAAACTACTACAACACAAACTAAAACATCTAATATAATAtactactgctgctgctgctgatgatgatgatgatgatcttGATGAAGCCATTTAGAAATGGCTCTGAAAGTAGCATTGATTGTGCTGTGAAGGCGAATGTCACAATTGCCCACGAGATTCGTCAGCATACTTTCGATGGCAACCACGCCCACGTGTTTAGAccattgtttgaatttgttaACCCATTAAAATGTATAAGATCTCCCTTAATTAAGACATTAGGACCGCGAGATTTAAATTGGCACGTATTATATCCTATCCAAGTCCGGAGTGGCTGGGTTTCAGTCATATTGCATGATGAATGTTGCGGGCGATATCTAATTATAGGGATTATCCTCATTTACTTATCTATTCTATAGCGTTCATGTTCTCGTCCAATCGTCCGTCCATTGTTCCACTCGCtgagtgtgttgttgttgtagggGATTTTGAGTGGTTTATTTGGGGATTTGGACAAGTCGAGCATCTTGTTGATGTTAGTCACGATACTGGCGAATAACGCTAAGGAATAACAGAAATTGATGAGATTAATTTTAATGACTGACTGCAATAATTATAGGCTAAATCAGGAAAATAACCAGAGGAGATTAAAAAATTCTATACATTTATTTCGACACGTGGAAGGGGTAAAAATATACCATTCCAACTCAAAGCTCACCCTGCATGTTTCTCTCTCGTGGATTTTTATACCCTTATTGTAAATTCCAGACTATTTTCACACCAGGTTGTTTCTGAAGGAAACATCTATTATCCTATTATCACCAAGATGCCAATGTCGGCGATGTGTGAAGAAGATATTTACATGACTATATGGGCTTAGCTCCTGCAGGACTTTATGGCTTTGTCGTCACCATGTG
This window contains:
- the tmsb2 gene encoding thymosin beta; its protein translation is MSDKPDMTEISRFDKTKLKKTETKEKNPLPTKETIEQERKGDATP